A genomic segment from Aspergillus puulaauensis MK2 DNA, chromosome 1, nearly complete sequence encodes:
- a CDS encoding PLP-dependent cysteine synthase family protein (COG:E;~EggNog:ENOG410PVP2;~InterPro:IPR036052,IPR001926;~PFAM:PF00291), whose protein sequence is MPLPPPPPSTTSLATIGNTPVLHLANINPNTSTHASIYLKLESTNPTGSYKDRMAQSMLEAAERRGDLKPGMTVVEATGGSTGSSLAFICAVKGYKFHVVSSDVFAQEKIRTMQAFGADVDLVPCPGGKITKELFPEMMRRAKAVVESDEKEHYYTNQFRNADALQGYEGLGRELVQQFPDGIDAFCGAAGSAGMVMGVSRVLKKEQGGQTKVVVLEPASSPVMTEGRAGVHGVEGIAPGFVPPHLDEALYDEARGISEEEGRAMCRRLAREEGILVGTSTGLNVVAAVALAKELGPGKTVVTVACDTGLKYMNSDLFADN, encoded by the coding sequence ATGCCTCTTCCCCCACCCCCACCATCAACTACCTCCCTCGCCACAATTGGGAACACCCCAGTCCTCCACCTCGCCAACATAAACCCAAACACCTCCACCCACGCCTCCATATACCTCAAGCTCGAATCAACCAACCCCACAGGCTCCTACAAAGACCGCATGGCGCAATCCATGCTCGAAGCTGCCGAGCGCCGCGGCGACCTAAAGCCCGGCATGACAGTCGTCGAAGCAACAGGCGGGAGCACAGGGTCTTCCCTGGCCTTCATCTGCGCGGTAAAGGGGTACAAGTTCCACGTTGTGAGCTCGGATGTCTTTGCGCAGGAGAAGATCCGGACGATGCAGGCCTTTGGCGCCGATGTGGATCTTGTCCCTTGTCCTGGGGGTAAGATTACGAAGGAGCTTTTCCCTGAGATGATGAGGCGCGCGAAGGCCGTTGTTGAGtctgatgagaaggagcaTTACTATACGAATCAGTTTCGGAATGCGGATGCGTTGCAGGGGTATGAGGGGCTAGGGAGGGAGTTGGTGCAGCAGTTTCCGGATGGGATTGATGCGTTTTGTGGCGCGGCGGGAAGTGCAGGGATGGTTATGGGGGTGTCGAGGGTTTTGAAGAAGGAGCAAGGAGGGCAGACTAAGGTTGTGGTTCTTGAACCGGCGTCGTCGCCGGTGATGACGGAGGGGAGGGCTGGTGTGCATGGTGTTGAGGGGATTGCGCCGGGGTTTGTGCCGCCGCATTTGGATGAAGCTCTATATGATGAAGCGAGGGGGAtctcggaggaggaggggcgggCAATGTGTCGTCGGCTTGCGAGGGAGGAGGGCATTCTGGTTGGGACGTCGACGGGGCTgaatgttgttgctgcggttGCGTTGGCGAAGGAGCTGGGACCTGGGAAGACGGTGGTGACTGTTGCTTGTGATACGGGGTTAAAGTATATGAATAGCGATCTTTTTGCTGATAACTAG
- a CDS encoding uncharacterized protein (COG:G;~EggNog:ENOG410PGSA;~InterPro:IPR020846,IPR011701,IPR036259;~PFAM:PF07690;~TransMembrane:12 (i79-97o122-140i152-171o183-203i215-235o247-269i317-337o349-371i383-402o408-428i440-459o471-494i);~go_function: GO:0022857 - transmembrane transporter activity [Evidence IEA];~go_process: GO:0055085 - transmembrane transport [Evidence IEA]), with product MLIRSGKPLRKSPYSIPRSSLHTRDDTMSEKKAPQDIGDEKPEALHREDTLGDAKQQQLPRDGDYSGARKKTDPAEIRLVRKLDMWIMPILWLMYWLNYLDRNAIALARLNDLEEDLNLSSSQYQTCVSILFVGYILGQVPSNMLITRLRPSLYMSGAMAAWAVVSALTALAKNFTGLLLVRFFLGLTETPYYPGALYMLSIFYTRKEIATRISILYTGNILATAFAGLIAAGIFHGMDDLAGITGWQWLFILQGAVTFVVAVGAVFVLPDDPLNTKWLNQEERQLAHDRILADTVGARHQTSTFSGVKEAARDPRVWLFAFMQHMHLAANGFKNFFPTAVETLGFNTTITLVLTCPPYLIAGFISVFWSWSSGRFNERTWHITIAKAVAIFGFVLGCATLNTGARYFAMIVFSIGTYAVNSVILGWVSSTCGQTKEKKASALAIVNTCANVSFIWTPYLWPSSDEPRYTIAMSSSAAFSITCAACAWIMRFLLMRANRKIRLTSDESVLYYAY from the exons ATGCTGATTAGGAGTGGGAAGCCCTTGAGAAAATCTCCATATTCCATTCCCAGATCCTCTCTGCATACTCGCGACGACACCATGTCCGAAAAGAAAGCTCCTCAGGATATCGGTGACGAAAAGCCCGAGGCTCTGCACCGTGAAGATACCCTCGGCGATgcaaagcagcagcaactccCACGAGATGGTGATTACTCTGGCGCACGCAAGAAGACCGACCCAGCTGAAATCCGCTTGGTGCGCAAACTCGATATGTGGATCATGCCTATTCTTTGGTTGATGTACTGGCTAAACTACCTCGACCGCAATGCCATTGCCCTGGCTAGGCTGAATGACCTCGAAGAGGATTTGAATCTTTCCTCATCTCAATACCAAACCTGCGTTTCAATCCTCTTTGTTGGGTATATCCTCGGGCAGGTCCCTAGTA ACATGTTGATCACGCGGCTGAGGCCATCATTGTACATGTCCGGGGCCATGGCTGCATGGGCTGTGGTCAGTGCGCTTACTGCGCTGGCCAAAAACTTTACAGGCCTCCTGCTAGTTCGGTTCTTCCTGGGTCTTACGGAAACCCCTTACTACCCCGGTGCCTTGTACATGCTTTCTATCTTTTACACACGCAAAGAAATTGCAACACGCATCTCCATTCTCTATACAGGCAACATTCTTGCCACAGCCTTTGCTGGCCTTATTGCCGCCGGTATCTTCCATGGTATGGATGATCTTGCCGGGATTACTGGCTGGCAGTGGCTCTTCATTCTCCAGGGTGCGGTCACCTTCGTCGTTGCCGTTGGTGCTGTCTTCGTACTACCAGATGACCCTCTCAATACCAAGTGGCTCAACCAGGAAGAACGCCAACTCGCCCATGACCGCATCCTCGCTGATACCGTTGGTGCCCGACACCAAACCAGCACGTTCAGCGGTGTGAAGGAGGCCGCTCGCGACCCCCGTGTTTGGCTCTTCGCCTTTATGCAGCACATGCATCTAGCAGCCAACGGGTTCAAGAACTTCTTCCCAACGGCCGTCGAGACTCTAGGTTTCAATACAACCATCACCCTAGTCCTCACTTGCCCACCATATCTCATTGCAGGGTTCATATCAGTGTTCTGGTCATGGAGCTCCGGCCGCTTTAATGAGCGAACCTGGCACATTACCATCGCCAAAGCTGTCGCCATCTTCGGCTTCGTGCTCGGCTGCGCGACCCTAAATACCGGCGCAAGATACTTCGCCATGATTGTTTTTTCGATAGGAACTTACGCAG TCAACTCAGTTATCCTCGGCTGGGTCTCAAGTACCTGCGGCCAgacaaaggaaaagaaggcgTCGGCGCTGGCCATCGTCAACACATGTGCCAATGTTTCATTCATTTGGACTCCG TACCTCTGGCCGTCCTCCGATGAACCCCGCTATACAATCGCCATGTCTTCAAGCGCTGCATTCTCAATCACCTGTGCTGCCTGTGCTTGGATTATGAGATTTTTGCTTATGCGCGCGAACCGCAAGATCCGTCTGACGAGTGATGAGTCGGTCTTGTATTACGCTTACTAG
- a CDS encoding O-methyltransferase (COG:S;~EggNog:ENOG410PUYG;~InterPro:IPR002935,IPR029063;~PFAM:PF13578;~go_function: GO:0008171 - O-methyltransferase activity [Evidence IEA]), which produces MSTPSPVDAPEHILQLLSKLHRISLEQEAAISKKNGKVISTDVQDELNNKNDGSEPRSAFDQLMLDKFIALDEDKCQFMYQLITAMGATNVIEAGTSFGVSTIYLALAVSRTKAATGKSGVVIATEKEAQKAEVARKYWAECGDMVSREIDLREGDLLETLKTGLPQQVDLLLLDIWCPLALPTVKIVQPHLRPGAVILADNTISGAEGYADLLAYLRNPENGFRNTTLPFTNGFEMSVYQPAK; this is translated from the exons ATGTCTACTCCATCTCCAGTAGATGCCCCAGAGCacatcctccagcttctctccAAGCTCCACCGCATCTCGCTCGAACAAGAAGCCGCAATCTCCAAGAAGAATGGCAAGGTAATCTCCACAGACGTCCAAGACGAGCTCAACAACAAGAATGATGGCTCCGAGCCCCGAAGCGCCTTTGACCAGCTCATGCTCGATAAATTCATCGCACTAGATGAAGACAAGTGCCAATTCATGTACCAGCTCATAACGGCGATGGGCGCAACCAACGTCATTGAAGCAGGCACCAGCTTCGGCGTCAGCACCATCTATCTCGCGCTTGCGGTTTCCAGGACCAAGGCCGCAACCGGCAAGTCGGGAGTCGTGATCGCGACAGAGAAGGAGGCGCAGAAGGCCGAGGTTGCGCGCAAGTACTGGGCTGAGTGTGGGGATATGGTGAGTCGCGAGATTGACCTGCGCGAGGGTGATTTGCTCGAGACTCTTAAGACAGGGTTACCGCAGCaggttgatcttcttctacTCGACA TCTGGTGTCCACTTGCTCTGCCGACGGTGAAGATAGTCCAGCCTCACCTTCGACCTGGCGCAGTTATACTCGCCGATAACACCATCTCTGGTGCTGAGGGCTATGCAGATCTGCTGGCTTATTTGAGGAATCCTGAGAATGGCTTCCGGAATACAACCCTTCCTTTTACCAATGGGTTTGAAATGAGTGTATACCAGCCGGCCAAGTAG